In Aeromicrobium marinum DSM 15272, one genomic interval encodes:
- a CDS encoding alkane 1-monooxygenase, with the protein MAVSTVVDGQTITWRDKKKYLWIIGAIVPLIPLMIWGLFAATEWSVWWYFGPFFVFVLVPIADLIAGLDAENPPDELIETLEEDPYYRWVTYAFIPLQIAGFLWGCFLLGDGTFFGWDPFAASVLPGITDNLAWYDKLGLATGMGLVAGIGINTAHELGHKKEEHERWFARIALAQTAYGHFYIEHNRGHHVRVATPEDPASGRMGETVWGFMPRTVFGSLKSAWELESKRFARLKKSKYTLKNDLINAWMFTVILWGFALAAFGLAIFPFLVVQAILGIWLLESVNYLEHYGMKRQKLESGRYERVNPSHSWNSNNIGTNVLLYHLQRHSDHHANPTRRYQALRDFKDAPVLPTGYAGMIVLSWVPWIWRSVMDKRVVEHYDGDLSKANIQPRMAARYERKYGSPPKEEVAA; encoded by the coding sequence ATGGCAGTTTCGACCGTGGTCGACGGACAGACCATCACGTGGCGCGACAAGAAGAAGTACCTCTGGATCATCGGAGCGATCGTCCCGCTGATCCCGCTCATGATCTGGGGCCTCTTCGCGGCCACCGAGTGGAGCGTGTGGTGGTACTTCGGACCGTTCTTCGTATTCGTGCTTGTGCCGATCGCCGACCTCATCGCCGGCCTCGACGCCGAGAACCCGCCGGACGAGCTGATCGAGACGCTCGAGGAGGACCCGTACTACCGCTGGGTCACCTACGCCTTCATCCCGTTGCAGATCGCCGGGTTCCTCTGGGGCTGCTTCCTGCTCGGTGACGGCACCTTCTTCGGCTGGGACCCGTTCGCCGCGTCCGTCCTCCCCGGCATCACCGACAACCTGGCCTGGTACGACAAGCTCGGCCTGGCCACCGGCATGGGCCTGGTCGCCGGCATCGGCATCAACACCGCCCACGAGCTGGGTCACAAGAAGGAGGAGCACGAGCGCTGGTTCGCCCGCATCGCGCTCGCGCAGACCGCCTACGGCCACTTCTACATCGAGCACAACCGTGGACACCACGTGCGCGTCGCCACGCCGGAGGACCCGGCCAGCGGCCGCATGGGGGAGACCGTGTGGGGCTTCATGCCGCGGACCGTGTTCGGCAGCCTCAAGAGCGCGTGGGAGCTGGAGAGCAAGCGGTTCGCACGGCTCAAGAAGTCCAAGTACACGCTGAAGAACGACCTGATCAACGCCTGGATGTTCACCGTCATCCTGTGGGGCTTCGCCCTCGCCGCCTTCGGCCTCGCGATCTTCCCGTTCCTGGTGGTGCAGGCGATCCTCGGCATCTGGCTGCTGGAGTCGGTCAACTACCTCGAGCACTACGGCATGAAGCGGCAGAAGCTGGAGTCCGGCCGGTACGAGCGGGTCAACCCCTCGCACAGCTGGAACAGCAACAACATCGGCACCAACGTGCTGCTGTACCACCTGCAGCGCCACAGCGACCACCACGCGAACCCGACCCGTCGCTACCAGGCCCTGCGCGACTTCAAGGACGCGCCGGTGCTGCCGACCGGGTACGCCGGGATGATCGTGCTGTCGTGGGTGCCGTGGATCTGGCGCTCGGTCATGGACAAGCGGGTCGTCGAGCACTACGACGGCGACCTCTCCAAGGCCAACATCCAGCCCCGCATGGCCGCCCGCTACGAGCGCAAGTACGGCTCGCCGCCGAAGGAAGAGGTGGCGGCATGA
- a CDS encoding rubredoxin produces the protein MSETDLSGQYVCPNCEYVYDEAVGDPREGWPAGTPFDEIDPDWTCPDCSVREQVDFVPIEQFEGNDQDGNVISAETRAAAWGAKTRAARAEAQREEQQ, from the coding sequence ATGAGCGAGACCGACCTGAGCGGTCAGTACGTCTGCCCGAACTGCGAGTACGTCTACGACGAGGCCGTCGGCGACCCCCGCGAGGGCTGGCCGGCCGGCACGCCGTTCGACGAGATCGATCCCGACTGGACCTGTCCGGACTGCTCGGTGCGTGAGCAGGTCGACTTCGTGCCGATCGAGCAGTTCGAGGGCAACGACCAGGACGGTAACGTCATCAGTGCCGAGACCCGCGCAGCCGCGTGGGGAGCCAAGACGCGTGCCGCCCGTGCGGAGGCACAGCGGGAGGAGCAGCAGTGA
- a CDS encoding rubredoxin, whose product MKVWECQQCGFVYDEAQGWEEEGFPPGTKWEDIPDDWTCPDCGAAKADFAMAEAA is encoded by the coding sequence GTGAAGGTCTGGGAGTGCCAGCAGTGCGGATTCGTGTACGACGAGGCGCAGGGCTGGGAGGAGGAGGGCTTCCCGCCCGGCACCAAGTGGGAGGACATCCCCGACGACTGGACCTGCCCCGACTGCGGCGCGGCCAAGGCCGACTTCGCCATGGCCGAGGCGGCCTGA
- a CDS encoding NAD(P)/FAD-dependent oxidoreductase — MTAPLVVIGSGIAGVSAAGAARAGGFEGDIVLLDDEAQLPYRRPPVSKEIVRREKDADGIRIKPAEWYDKQRIDLRLGVAAAAVDVDARRVDLVGGGSIEYGQLVLATGGSARRPWDAAGIRTLRSLADVPALTDELTGGGRLVVVGAGLIGSEIAASARAQGVGVTLLETAAQPLPRLLTPDLAALYAELHAEAGTELVTGVEVTSIETVGDVTTVTAADGRTWSAPVVVVAVGMTPNVGLAEAAGLTLADGIGGIVVDAAGRTSAPDVFAAGDVAAFPHPLTGDLQRVEHWQHAQRHGTAVGQTVAGADTRYDDVPWCWSDQYGHTLQVTGWPRADHEVVVRGSLTERDFTAFFLDGGTVVGAVALGRPAEIRAVRTWIGDRLSPDATVLADDAAELKSAVPE; from the coding sequence GTGACCGCACCGCTGGTGGTGATCGGCTCGGGCATCGCCGGCGTCAGTGCTGCTGGAGCGGCCCGCGCCGGCGGGTTCGAGGGTGACATCGTGCTGCTGGACGACGAGGCCCAGCTGCCGTACCGCCGTCCGCCGGTCTCCAAGGAGATCGTGCGGCGCGAGAAGGACGCCGACGGCATCCGCATCAAGCCCGCCGAGTGGTACGACAAGCAGCGGATCGACCTGCGGCTGGGTGTCGCGGCTGCCGCGGTCGACGTCGACGCCCGCCGCGTCGACCTGGTCGGCGGGGGCTCGATCGAGTACGGACAGCTGGTGCTGGCGACCGGTGGGTCCGCCCGCCGACCGTGGGACGCGGCCGGTATCCGCACGCTGCGCTCGCTGGCCGACGTGCCGGCGCTCACCGACGAGCTGACCGGTGGCGGACGGCTGGTGGTGGTCGGGGCCGGGCTGATCGGCTCGGAGATCGCCGCCAGTGCCCGGGCCCAAGGGGTCGGGGTCACCCTGCTCGAGACGGCCGCCCAGCCGCTGCCCCGGCTCCTCACCCCGGACCTCGCGGCGCTGTACGCCGAGCTGCACGCCGAGGCCGGCACCGAGCTGGTCACCGGCGTCGAGGTCACCTCGATCGAGACCGTCGGCGACGTCACCACCGTCACCGCGGCCGACGGCCGCACCTGGTCGGCCCCGGTGGTGGTCGTCGCGGTCGGCATGACGCCGAACGTGGGTCTGGCCGAGGCCGCCGGGCTCACGCTGGCCGACGGCATCGGCGGCATCGTGGTGGACGCGGCCGGTCGCACCTCCGCGCCCGACGTGTTCGCCGCCGGTGACGTCGCGGCGTTCCCGCACCCGCTCACCGGTGACCTCCAGCGGGTCGAGCACTGGCAGCACGCCCAACGCCACGGCACCGCCGTCGGCCAGACGGTGGCCGGCGCGGACACCCGCTACGACGACGTGCCCTGGTGCTGGTCCGACCAGTATGGGCACACCCTGCAGGTGACCGGGTGGCCGCGGGCCGACCACGAGGTCGTCGTCCGAGGTTCGCTCACCGAGCGGGACTTCACCGCCTTCTTCCTCGACGGCGGGACGGTCGTGGGTGCAGTGGCGCTGGGACGGCCGGCCGAGATCCGCGCCGTCCGCACCTGGATCGGCGACCGGCTCAGCCCCGACGCGACCGTCCTCGCCGACGACGCGGCCGAGCTGAAGTCCGCGGTGCCGGAATGA
- a CDS encoding TetR family transcriptional regulator, producing the protein MTALEVTPPLPVLMRDRLLDAAQGLIERRGWSTVTMARIAEAVGVSRQTVYNELGTKRQLAEHLAMRELARFLDVVRERMSERDDLVEAVQWTCQGVLEMGERSLLVRTIVGSVPGEQDPDLLKILTVESGEIVDTAGVVVKECITRHPAQLPLTDPELDIAVETVVRLVMSAITRPSKPAEAAAADIGWILRLALVGAAHI; encoded by the coding sequence ATGACCGCGCTCGAGGTCACGCCGCCGCTGCCGGTGCTGATGCGCGACCGGCTGCTCGACGCGGCCCAGGGTCTCATCGAACGTCGGGGCTGGTCGACCGTCACGATGGCGAGGATCGCCGAGGCGGTCGGCGTCAGCCGGCAGACGGTCTACAACGAGCTGGGCACCAAGCGGCAGCTCGCCGAGCACCTGGCGATGCGGGAGCTGGCACGGTTCCTCGACGTCGTCCGCGAGCGCATGTCCGAGCGCGACGACCTCGTCGAGGCGGTCCAGTGGACCTGCCAGGGTGTGCTCGAGATGGGTGAGCGCAGCCTGCTGGTGCGCACGATCGTCGGATCGGTGCCCGGTGAGCAGGACCCCGACCTGTTGAAGATCCTCACGGTGGAGTCCGGTGAGATCGTCGACACCGCCGGTGTCGTGGTCAAGGAGTGCATCACCCGGCACCCCGCGCAGCTGCCGCTGACCGACCCGGAGCTCGACATCGCCGTCGAGACGGTGGTCCGGCTGGTCATGTCGGCGATCACCCGGCCGTCGAAGCCGGCCGAGGCCGCTGCGGCCGACATCGGATGGATCCTGCGCCTGGCGCTCGTCGGCGCCGCCCACATCTGA
- a CDS encoding dolichyl-phosphate-mannose--protein mannosyltransferase produces the protein MRISGRVAGWLGPLGVAALAFVLRVWEVGRPNRLMFDETYYAKHAWSLLRDGYVRDFVDGADELIIAGRTTGLLEDTPTQIAHPEAGKWLIAVGEQLFGLDAFGWRISAVVVGALTVLVLARLVRRLTGSTWLGCLAGLLLTFDGLHFVMSRIALLDGFLTFWLVSAVACLAVDRDHLVERLERSADRLPVRPWQLLAGVCFGMAIGTKWSGLFVLAAFGLLVVGWEVLARRRTWSTGGLTAPPPWIRTTLVVGAPAFVSLVGIAFLVYLATWTGWLVHHEVYAERFDLGDGGPLSQLWRFHGLTLDFHTGEFLAGQDHPYQSAAWGWPVLDRPVAVDAVNDLPAATCGAPADSSCLRVVTLLGNPLVWWPGAAALLVALVLWVRSRDWRLGLALTGAAATWVPWLPLVRLDDRPIFSFYSVAMLPFTIIAVCVLLHLAWERSGPRARRALAGAVVAWVVAVVVSFAWFHPVLTGALQSYDAWRSRMWFSRWI, from the coding sequence GTGCGCATCAGTGGCCGGGTCGCGGGGTGGCTGGGGCCCCTCGGGGTCGCGGCGCTGGCCTTCGTGCTCCGCGTGTGGGAGGTCGGCCGGCCGAACCGGCTGATGTTCGACGAGACGTACTACGCCAAGCACGCGTGGTCGCTGCTGCGGGACGGCTACGTGCGCGACTTCGTCGACGGGGCGGACGAGCTCATCATCGCCGGAAGGACCACCGGTCTGCTCGAGGACACCCCCACCCAGATCGCGCACCCCGAGGCCGGCAAGTGGCTCATCGCCGTCGGCGAGCAGCTGTTCGGGCTCGACGCGTTCGGCTGGCGCATCAGCGCCGTCGTCGTCGGTGCCCTCACGGTCCTCGTGCTGGCCCGGCTGGTCCGCCGGCTCACCGGCTCCACCTGGCTGGGCTGCCTCGCCGGTCTGCTGCTGACCTTCGACGGTCTGCACTTCGTGATGTCGCGCATCGCGCTGCTCGACGGGTTCCTGACCTTCTGGCTGGTCTCCGCCGTGGCGTGCCTGGCCGTGGACCGTGACCACCTGGTCGAACGCCTGGAGCGCAGTGCCGACCGGCTGCCGGTCCGGCCGTGGCAGCTGCTGGCCGGGGTCTGCTTCGGGATGGCGATCGGCACCAAGTGGAGCGGGCTGTTCGTGCTGGCGGCGTTCGGGCTGCTGGTGGTGGGGTGGGAGGTGCTGGCGCGACGCCGCACCTGGTCGACCGGCGGGTTGACCGCTCCCCCGCCGTGGATCCGGACGACCCTGGTGGTCGGAGCGCCGGCGTTCGTCTCGCTGGTGGGGATCGCCTTCCTGGTGTACCTGGCCACGTGGACGGGATGGCTGGTGCACCACGAGGTCTACGCCGAGCGCTTCGACCTCGGCGACGGCGGCCCGCTCTCCCAGCTGTGGCGCTTCCACGGCCTGACCCTGGACTTCCACACCGGGGAGTTCCTCGCCGGCCAGGACCACCCCTACCAGTCAGCCGCGTGGGGCTGGCCGGTCCTCGACCGACCGGTGGCCGTCGACGCGGTCAACGACCTCCCCGCCGCGACGTGCGGCGCGCCCGCGGACTCCAGCTGTCTCCGTGTGGTGACGCTGCTCGGCAATCCGCTGGTGTGGTGGCCCGGGGCGGCGGCGCTGCTCGTCGCCCTCGTGCTGTGGGTCCGCTCCCGCGACTGGCGGCTCGGACTGGCCCTGACCGGCGCCGCCGCCACCTGGGTGCCCTGGCTGCCCCTGGTGCGCCTCGACGACCGGCCGATCTTCTCGTTCTACTCCGTCGCCATGCTGCCGTTCACGATCATCGCCGTCTGCGTGCTGCTGCACCTCGCGTGGGAGCGCTCCGGCCCGCGCGCACGCCGCGCCCTGGCGGGCGCGGTCGTGGCGTGGGTCGTCGCGGTGGTCGTGTCGTTCGCGTGGTTCCACCCCGTGCTGACCGGGGCGCTGCAGTCCTACGACGCCTGGCGGTCGCGGATGTGGTTCAGCCGCTGGATCTGA
- the rsmI gene encoding 16S rRNA (cytidine(1402)-2'-O)-methyltransferase, with the protein MLILAATPIGQVADASSRLGPALAAADVVAAEDTRRFRRLVSDLGVEVTARVVSYFEGNEAARTPELVDHLRAGLTVVLVTDAGMPSVSDPGYRLVAAAIDAGVTVTTVPGPSAVLAALAVSGLPVDRFTFEGFAPRKAGDRARVFGELADERRTMVFFESPHRTAATLAAMADRFGPDRRAAVCRELTKTYEEVVRGSLAELATWARETENGVRGEITVVVDGARPVARTYDTAALAALVAEAEATGMTRKDAIAAVVASTGVRKREVYEAAHA; encoded by the coding sequence GTGCTGATCCTCGCGGCGACCCCGATCGGACAGGTCGCGGACGCCTCCTCCCGTCTCGGCCCGGCGCTCGCGGCTGCCGACGTCGTCGCCGCCGAGGACACGCGGCGGTTCCGCCGACTGGTCTCGGACCTCGGCGTCGAGGTGACGGCACGCGTCGTGTCGTACTTCGAGGGCAACGAGGCGGCCCGCACCCCCGAGCTGGTCGACCACCTCAGGGCGGGCCTGACGGTCGTCCTGGTCACCGACGCCGGCATGCCGAGCGTGTCCGACCCCGGCTACCGCCTGGTCGCGGCGGCGATCGACGCCGGCGTGACGGTCACCACCGTCCCGGGGCCCTCCGCGGTGCTCGCGGCCCTGGCCGTGTCCGGCCTGCCGGTGGACCGCTTCACCTTCGAGGGATTCGCGCCCCGCAAGGCCGGCGACCGGGCCCGGGTGTTCGGCGAGCTCGCCGACGAGCGGCGCACCATGGTGTTCTTCGAGTCGCCGCACCGCACCGCCGCCACGCTTGCGGCCATGGCCGACCGGTTCGGCCCTGATCGCCGCGCTGCGGTGTGCCGCGAGCTGACCAAGACCTACGAGGAGGTCGTGCGGGGATCCCTCGCCGAACTCGCTACCTGGGCTCGCGAGACCGAGAACGGGGTGCGTGGTGAGATCACGGTGGTGGTCGACGGCGCACGTCCGGTGGCGCGGACCTACGACACGGCCGCCCTCGCCGCACTGGTGGCCGAGGCCGAGGCCACGGGGATGACCCGCAAAGACGCGATCGCGGCGGTCGTCGCCAGCACGGGCGTGCGCAAGCGCGAGGTCTACGAGGCCGCGCACGCCTGA
- a CDS encoding 5-(carboxyamino)imidazole ribonucleotide synthase has translation MDAPHLAVVGGGQLARMMQQAAIGSGIRIRLLAEGPDVSAAQVVPDRLVGDHTVLADLERVCEGVAVVTFDHEHVPPEHLRALAAAGHAPRPGPHALLFAQDKAEMRARLAELGVPGPAHAVVADPQDLTDFAGRVGGFPVIVKTTRGGYDGKGVWKVDAADEAAEAFASGRTLIAEELVDFRRELSAQVARRPSGEVVAYPVVQSRQDDGICREVIAPAPDLDAGLAAQAEQIARTLAVELDVVGMLAVELFETSDGRVLVNELAMRPHNTGHWSIDGSATSQFENHLRAVLDLPLGPTAARAPWSVMVNVLGGSVTDLEAQLAEVLAQVPEARVHLYGKAVRSGRKVGHVTVVGDDLDQVRSRARLAADLLENG, from the coding sequence ATGGACGCCCCCCACCTCGCCGTCGTCGGCGGCGGACAGCTCGCCCGGATGATGCAGCAGGCCGCGATCGGCTCGGGCATCCGGATCCGCCTGCTCGCGGAGGGTCCCGACGTGTCCGCCGCGCAGGTGGTGCCGGACCGTCTCGTCGGGGACCACACCGTGCTGGCGGACCTCGAACGGGTCTGCGAGGGCGTCGCCGTGGTGACGTTCGACCACGAGCACGTCCCGCCCGAGCACCTGAGGGCGTTGGCGGCGGCCGGACATGCCCCACGTCCCGGGCCCCATGCGCTGCTCTTCGCCCAGGACAAGGCCGAGATGCGGGCGCGCCTGGCCGAGCTCGGGGTGCCCGGGCCCGCGCACGCGGTGGTCGCGGATCCGCAGGACCTGACCGACTTCGCCGGACGCGTCGGGGGTTTTCCGGTCATCGTCAAGACCACGCGCGGAGGGTACGACGGCAAGGGCGTGTGGAAGGTCGACGCGGCGGACGAGGCCGCCGAGGCGTTCGCGTCGGGTCGCACGCTGATCGCCGAGGAGCTGGTGGACTTCCGCCGGGAGCTCTCGGCCCAGGTGGCGCGCCGCCCGTCCGGTGAGGTCGTCGCCTACCCGGTGGTGCAGTCACGGCAGGACGACGGCATCTGCCGCGAGGTGATCGCCCCCGCTCCGGATCTCGACGCCGGCCTGGCCGCGCAGGCCGAACAGATCGCCAGGACGTTGGCGGTCGAGCTGGACGTGGTGGGGATGCTGGCGGTCGAGCTGTTCGAGACCTCCGACGGACGGGTGCTGGTCAACGAGCTCGCGATGCGGCCGCACAACACCGGCCACTGGAGCATCGACGGCTCAGCCACGAGCCAGTTCGAGAACCACTTGCGCGCCGTGCTGGACCTGCCGCTCGGCCCGACCGCAGCACGCGCGCCATGGAGCGTGATGGTCAACGTGCTCGGCGGGTCCGTCACCGACCTCGAGGCGCAGCTCGCCGAGGTGCTCGCGCAGGTGCCCGAGGCGCGGGTCCATCTGTACGGCAAGGCGGTCCGTTCCGGTCGCAAGGTCGGCCACGTGACGGTGGTCGGCGACGACCTCGACCAGGTGCGCTCCCGTGCCCGCCTGGCCGCCGACCTGCTCGAGAACGGCTGA
- the purE gene encoding 5-(carboxyamino)imidazole ribonucleotide mutase, whose product MNSQPRVGIVMGSDSDWPTMQAAATALAEFDIATEADVVSAHRMPDEMLAYGREAHARGLEVIIAGAGGAAHLPGMLAAVTPLPVIGVPVPLAHLDGMDSLLSIVQMPAGVPVATVSIGNARNAGLLAVRILAAGDPGLTARMLDFQAALAEAARAKGAVVRGG is encoded by the coding sequence ATGAACAGCCAGCCGCGGGTCGGGATCGTGATGGGTTCGGACTCCGACTGGCCCACCATGCAGGCCGCCGCCACCGCGCTGGCGGAGTTCGACATCGCCACCGAGGCCGACGTGGTGTCGGCCCACCGGATGCCCGACGAGATGCTCGCCTACGGCCGCGAGGCCCATGCCCGGGGCCTCGAGGTCATCATCGCCGGCGCCGGCGGCGCCGCGCACCTGCCCGGCATGCTCGCCGCCGTCACCCCCTTGCCGGTCATCGGGGTGCCCGTCCCGCTGGCCCACCTCGACGGCATGGACTCCCTGCTGTCGATCGTGCAGATGCCGGCAGGGGTCCCGGTCGCGACCGTGTCGATCGGCAACGCCCGCAACGCGGGCCTGCTCGCCGTGCGGATCCTCGCGGCGGGCGACCCCGGTCTCACCGCCCGGATGCTGGACTTCCAGGCCGCGCTGGCCGAGGCCGCCCGCGCCAAGGGAGCGGTCGTCCGCGGCGGGTAG
- the mqo gene encoding malate dehydrogenase (quinone), with the protein MTLNANLPSRKPAADPNRITTDVLLVGAGVMSATLGALIRSLEPDWSVTVLERLEGPALESSDPWNNAGTGHSALCELNYTPRLPDGSVDVSKALVVNEQFQLSRQFWAHGVDHGMLHDPSSFINAVPHVSFVRGAENAEYLRLRHDALAGNPLFEGIEYVDDRDEFARRLPLMAEGRPEDETVALNWSQNGTDVDFGALTGQLLAHLADRGADIRYGHDVKSLRKNTDGTWKVKVRDRVRGGTLNISARFVFVGAGGGALHLLQRSGIDEVKGFAGFPVSGQFLRCVDEDVTARHEAKVYGMAAVGAPPMSVPHLDTRVIDGQRSLLFGPYAGWTPKFLKNGSFTDLPRSMRIDNLGPMAGVGLTSAPLVKYLVLELLKNQHRKIDELSVFAPIVEASDWELITAGQRVQVVRKKGWGGGLEFGTTVISAADGSIAGLLGASPGASTAVAAMLDVLERCFPGRIDGWRPQLKEIVPSYGVALQENPSLLADLRSWTDTSLGLV; encoded by the coding sequence TTGACGCTGAACGCGAACCTTCCCTCCCGCAAGCCCGCCGCCGATCCGAACCGGATCACCACGGACGTCCTGCTGGTCGGCGCCGGTGTCATGAGCGCCACCCTGGGCGCCCTGATCCGGTCGTTGGAGCCTGACTGGTCGGTCACGGTCCTGGAGCGTCTCGAGGGGCCCGCGCTGGAGAGCTCGGACCCGTGGAACAACGCCGGCACGGGCCACTCGGCCCTCTGCGAGCTGAACTACACGCCCCGGCTGCCCGACGGTTCGGTCGACGTGTCCAAGGCCCTGGTCGTCAACGAGCAGTTCCAGCTGTCGCGGCAGTTCTGGGCGCACGGCGTCGACCACGGGATGCTCCACGACCCGTCGTCGTTCATCAACGCCGTTCCCCACGTGAGCTTCGTCCGCGGCGCCGAGAACGCCGAGTACCTGCGGCTGCGCCACGACGCGCTCGCCGGCAACCCCCTCTTCGAGGGCATCGAGTACGTCGACGACCGCGACGAGTTCGCCCGGCGCCTGCCCCTCATGGCCGAGGGACGCCCCGAGGACGAGACGGTCGCCCTCAACTGGAGCCAGAACGGCACCGACGTCGACTTCGGCGCCCTCACCGGACAGCTGCTGGCCCACCTCGCCGACCGGGGCGCCGACATCCGCTACGGCCACGACGTCAAGAGCCTGCGCAAGAACACCGACGGCACGTGGAAGGTCAAGGTCCGTGACCGCGTGCGCGGCGGCACCCTGAACATCTCGGCACGGTTCGTGTTCGTCGGCGCCGGCGGGGGCGCCCTGCACCTGCTGCAGCGTTCGGGCATCGACGAGGTCAAGGGCTTCGCCGGCTTCCCCGTCAGCGGGCAGTTCCTAAGGTGCGTCGACGAGGACGTCACGGCACGCCACGAGGCGAAGGTCTACGGCATGGCCGCCGTCGGGGCGCCGCCGATGTCCGTCCCGCACCTGGACACCCGGGTGATCGACGGTCAGCGCTCCCTGCTGTTCGGCCCCTACGCCGGCTGGACCCCGAAGTTCCTCAAGAACGGCTCGTTCACCGACCTGCCGCGGTCGATGCGCATCGACAACCTCGGCCCGATGGCCGGCGTCGGGCTGACCTCGGCGCCCCTGGTCAAGTACCTGGTCCTGGAGCTGTTGAAGAACCAGCACCGCAAGATCGACGAGCTGTCGGTGTTCGCCCCGATCGTCGAGGCTTCCGACTGGGAGCTCATCACGGCCGGTCAGCGGGTGCAGGTCGTGCGCAAGAAGGGCTGGGGCGGCGGGCTGGAGTTCGGCACCACGGTCATCAGCGCGGCCGACGGGTCGATCGCCGGGCTCCTGGGCGCCTCCCCCGGTGCGTCCACCGCCGTGGCGGCCATGCTCGACGTGCTCGAGCGGTGCTTCCCCGGTCGGATCGACGGCTGGCGCCCGCAGCTCAAGGAGATCGTGCCGTCGTACGGCGTGGCGCTGCAGGAGAACCCGAGCCTGCTGGCGGACCTGCGGTCCTGGACCGACACCTCGCTCGGCCTGGTCTGA
- a CDS encoding pyridoxamine 5'-phosphate oxidase family protein: MATEITTPEHLRELLGTPLDRVVEKDRDRLHPEHRAWLAASPFCLVATSATDGTCDVSPKGDPAGSLVHVVDDATLAIAERPGNRRADGFLNLLQNPRIGLLFCVPGRGDTLRVNGRARLLADAPYAGEMTVRGHRPVVVCEVTVEQVFFHCAKALLRSELWEPQTWRPDAVPSRAEIARSLERPDDSLEDLQAYYGDAYRTGLY, from the coding sequence ATGGCCACCGAGATCACGACCCCCGAGCACCTCCGTGAGCTGCTCGGGACACCGCTGGACCGCGTCGTCGAGAAGGACCGCGACCGGCTCCACCCCGAGCACCGGGCCTGGTTGGCCGCGTCACCCTTCTGCCTCGTGGCCACGTCGGCCACCGACGGCACCTGCGACGTGTCACCGAAGGGCGACCCCGCCGGCTCGCTGGTGCACGTGGTCGACGACGCGACCCTCGCGATCGCCGAACGTCCCGGCAACCGCCGCGCCGACGGCTTCCTGAACCTGCTCCAGAACCCCCGCATCGGGCTGTTGTTCTGCGTGCCCGGCCGCGGCGACACCCTGCGGGTGAACGGTCGGGCCCGGCTGCTCGCCGACGCGCCCTACGCAGGGGAGATGACCGTGCGCGGCCACCGTCCGGTCGTGGTCTGCGAGGTCACCGTCGAACAGGTCTTCTTCCACTGCGCCAAGGCCTTGCTGCGCTCCGAGCTCTGGGAGCCGCAGACCTGGCGGCCCGACGCGGTGCCGAGTCGCGCCGAGATCGCCCGGAGCCTGGAGCGCCCGGACGACTCCCTGGAGGACCTGCAGGCCTACTACGGGGACGCCTACCGGACCGGCTTGTACTGA